Within the Vanacampus margaritifer isolate UIUO_Vmar chromosome 8, RoL_Vmar_1.0, whole genome shotgun sequence genome, the region tctagcgttaaccaacatttggtccacgaccttacattgtcgtctcacttttcttccatttgaagaaaatatagatgtttttttttcatggagtTAATCAGtgtctggcgctgttttacacaagcaagttctacagacttcattaatgcaatcagacatgtctcagattttaacggtgggaaccaacctttatcacaattagtgcgtatccattcatttaaaagatttttcatcttaCGCCGTCGCCGTAGTGGGagcgcttcagccatgacgagcgttgcggccgtgacttgttcgcttagcgagAGGCTCTcagtatggaccggaagtttatgcaaatcaaaccactctgagtctcggtcaaaaatgtcgtccattatatgtagtaatttggtcgttataatatttataaagtcagtgacgtctcacttatgatactacaatacaacagatcaaaactattctcattaatccccccaaaaaattattattatatatatatatattttagaaaaagaaaaaacgaaacagaaattaaatatctttttgcgcgacttaataaatacttatccaggatcttcgcgggcggcttTTTCACAGCTCTCACTCACACGAGCGGCTTTAATTCAACACAACAGACACACagcgaggaattatgtcccacggtCTAATAATTAtccacagcacacacaccgtgtgaatgataccacacgggcggctaatccactccgcacaCCCCATAGAATTATACGGGCGGCttattcatacaaaaataaaaaagacagcctattccaccgcggaacaaatctcatatgccgtttccgaatggcggagcgctcctacttgacgtcacttccgtataccACGGGCTTCCCATGCATGATTCTatgttgtagtaattttcaaaatcgaggactttcgcgtccctccgtaacaaatacgactttaaaacccccctaacttgttcacagatctcaaatacaatttagcaCAGACGTAATGCAGCTttgagtaatcccaaacaagcagaatttctctacgtggataatttgtccactcaccttgttaatatttgcgcaagaaatttagaaattcagttgttccaagatcatcacagctgttgcaaaaacgtctcaatttgtcgccgtcgggTTCCCCAtttgaaggtattagttgatcactatattaagtgtaatctttgcgtgttcaaaataattggataagagatctgatgaagaagccttctttgcaaagagtttattttagaagcttctaaaagacacaagagaaaatgcttacattcgaaatttgatgttaagcctcgagtgtgtccatatgaaaacacacagtcgctttatagatgaaaaaagcatactcctcctctgaggctggacaaagggttagtaattataatagacagacaagtgatttactgacatgctTACTTCAACTCCCCAtccaagccggaaatatatgattagacaggtaatgccatgagacctagactccctcagcccAACAGTGTTAtctacatgagaacttgagaactttactcccatcacattcctatctcaccagctggcagggagtgaaaaagttccaatatacttcacaacaacatcatcacagttatattcattacaatacacagttatatggcaagttatgtttataagtaaattcataaacagtaaaaatataaattgagaatgttaaatgtcttcagcgttcccaggacagccgagagagtctctccagcgtgtcctgggtcgcgcctggggcctcccgccggtaggacatgcccggaacacctccccagggaggcgtccaggaggcatccgaactagatgcccgagccacctcaactggttcctctcaacgtggtccataaaagttatgtacagaatcggtgacaaagggcaaccttggcggagtccaacccttacaggaaacaaattcgacttactgccggcaatgcggaccaaactctgacatcggtcgtacagggaccgaatagcccgtatcagggtgtaccccctgctcggtaccccatactcccgaagcaccccccacaggactccccgagggacacggtcaaacgccttctccaagtccacaaagcacatgtggactggttgggcgaactcccccgaaccctcgaggaccctgctgagggtgtagagctggtccactgttccatggctgggacgaaaaccacactgctaaATACGCATATGGGCATTGGGCGTAAAGAGATTGTGCTGGACTGTCATCAGCGGGTCTTTATAATTCTATGATACCTCCCCACCATTAGAAGGCAGCAACGCGCTTAAGCTTCCGGTCATTCTGAAGGAAGAACAAAGtgcaaactagaaaaattcccgcggaaattttgaatgggactgctgactcttgcaaggtggaaagcatGCGCTGAACCGTTTGCCAAATGTTGGTGTACTTTACCTCTCAATCTGTGTCAAACCACTTTTCTAGGGTGGATATTGATACGTGCTTCGCAAGCaacagcagtcccataataagtattgtttgtagttttagtaattttaatagtagtaaaatggccaagatggccgccgacccaggtgggcgagggggagagagtccttggcgtacctaatcaattggccaagatggccgccgaaccgggtgggcgagggggagagagtccttgaagtacctaaataattggccaagatggccgccgccctgggcgagcggagtggcgagaatcctgggcgtacctaatcaattggccaagatggcctctGCCCTGGATGGGCGGAGGGGAGCGTATCCTTGATGTACCTAATTAAtttgccaagatggccgcccccctggctgggcagagtggcgataatccagggtgtacctaatcaattgccaatccattacatttaatagaaaaaataataataataatgtgttatttttgaaaatgtattttaaaaaatggaaatgagctgaacagtttaaaattcaaacaattgaaatcggtcaagaaatgtggaagttaggcATAATCaccataaagtaaaagtatcttactgtccctttaagaaacatgcacattgacgcacacgcattggactaacacgttggagagacgtcacgcaccaagcctctcacgacttaacggttcaagatgcttaaggtgaaaataaaggtactaaatgacaccttagccaaataaaagttagtttgtctgaaagaagacactcgtgactacaaaatgtgagattttgatgtctagtgagcaaagattgtggccatggtgatgagttgaagtgacgtcacgcacattgcattgagattgaatgagagaagcaccccttcaacaaaagcctctcgcaacttaacggttgaagatacagattcaagaaatggctcgttagaacggcaagggtttggggaacacgagcatgttctcattttcttaatcggatacaaaatgaccaaatgagagcaggttgaaaacttatgatttatcagaaatggagagaggaaggcgcctgaaattaacatggcagagataggcgagttggtccgacttgtccgagcttaaagggaaaataaaggtactaaatgacaccttagccaaataaaagttagtttgtctgcaagaagacactcgtgactacaaaatgtgagaatttgacgtctagtgacaaaagattgtggccatggtgacgagttgaagtgaatttttttcaaatacattatttggttcccggcactggatggctaattagccaacagagtgtgtgagaaagctaattcagccactgtctttgaacccgcacagggggggagctttcattccttaaaaaagatttcgacactgagctaaagatgggaaaaattcctacaaaatgagctaaaattcgtatcggtcggataacgtatgcgcgcgcagcgtgtcttggaaaaaggtgcttgatgtgtgatcttctcttcccttttcccattcattcccaatggggagttaatttgggagttttttgggaatagcgtcgccatggtgatCTCACTGTGTTCACCCCTGtttttcctcagcgttccacaaacattggtacgtcctgccaggagacgttcacacaaagcaatcgaattataaaaattgtccataaatagtgtgtacccatttcctggcagacgatccagtaagttgaacactgtgtcagggagagaacaactaataccaacatagggttgcatattaaaacaatacCCGGTTTGGGAGTCCCACAAAATGTACGATTTGAtaccatatttgaccggcttttgggggttgtacaccttgaacgaaagacgtccctggaaactcatcattcacTCATCAATGCAgatattcctgcccggttgaaacagttccttgaatttgcttacaacgtgattgaacacaggacgaattttaaatagtttgtcgtctgaactgtgtgtctcgttgtcgttgaagtgcaggaaactccagatgagctggaagcggtttcgaggcatcgcgcgactgaaaaatggtgtcgtctctatttcatcctgagtccaatacatttctatactgggcttgtttatataaccAGTAAGAAATtacagtgcaaaaaaagttttgagttcggacacagacactggcttccaagcatgactcctgcagtgtggcagactttcagcccgtttttgcatagaCTGGCGTGcatataagtttgtctgatcagcaatgtgctgcagaagctcgtccgtgatgaagagttgcaggaagtcaactggccgggtcgaattcagctctgctgcggcacctctcggtcctggctccgcagtaaaggggaatgagtttggctgccagcctgcttcatgccagccagaatttttgggatctgcaaatatacatttcaatatcatataatattaattttagatcagtgtgatgctatatatgtgtttaccttttttctggGATCCACTGGTCCTTGGACCTTTATTTTGCTCACTCTGAGGagtgtcactctgagctgcagctgaaagaaatatatacaattacaataatatcgaaagaccgttttgttttgttgttgcggtgtattgaaaacactttttttatacctctctttgtcgtctttgcagagggacgtcgctgtgagcacgatccgcgatctatgaatgcacattcacgttacacgaggtgctaacAGCGTGccggaaaagtatctcatagcaagtttgtgcttaccttcgcagTCTTCTGCGGATAAAAGACTGTCCgtatcactttctccgtggtcagattgtacccactcctccgaagaatatccatcggactcaggatactcttcgtcgtcgtccgaatcaacgtcctcgtgcggagaagtgctcggtcgtgcaccacgttttccggcgctagcaccgctagcctctgaggccttaaaacgtggtcgaagctgccgccgcgtgtacgctgcaacttcggcatcaacctcgttgtcaccatcatcatcatcgtcgtcgtccgatttaacgtcctcgcatgcagaagtgctcggtcgtgcaccacgttttccggcgctagcaccgctagcctctgaggccttaggacgtgatcgaagctgccgccgcgtcaacactgcagcttcggcgtcaaccttgttgtcaccatcatcatccccGTCGTCACAaacgtgcactttagcactggttgatgcttctcctttttgaaaaaaccgatcaagcgtgagctgcttcttaccatcggtcgccattttttgtttctcctcaattctcatctcctcctcgacgctctcgccccgccttgccttttatactactgacgcccacccgatcttgtcaaaagagagtcatcgctgccctctaggggccaaaaatagtcattaggctcacgagacctgcttgaaactttcaggatagctccgcaagccttcacagcacccgtttcaaaaaaaaatattaaaaaaaatgcgagGACAtcttttttaatgtctttggcgctcctccgtaggtttttgcagaacgtcatttaacgtctttggcagtaaaatagttaaataattaaataaatgtgtaattaattaatgaaatgtttcatttattaattaaatatggaattaaatcaatcaatgtgttattaaatgtgtgtgattatttgtaaatatatatatatataattatttctctatttaaataattatttcatggtcactgtgttgcggcgtttcatgaatttattttatctgtcaaactcaccCATCAAAGTTTGGTAGGCAGGTCCTAACACCTGATTGGTCAGCCTGCTCACCAAGTCAGGGCAAATCCATTTCAGAACAATATATTGAGGCAGAGTGAGTAGCTAGTAAACACAATTCGATAGGCTGGGTGGTGCTATTGACCTCAATAGGCTCAGCTTTACGCTCTCATTATGTGCTTTTTGAGACTTGTTGAAATGGAAGTCACTTTTTTCGCATTTCCTGCagtcatgtgaccccgcccggtaaaaggaagaaaaggaagttGGAAGTACACTCGCTTTTGTATCGGAATTGCTTCCTGAGGGGACAGCAAGTCTTATTGAGCCACGGCTGCCGCGGCTCCATACACGCGTACTATTTATTCTCGTGACGTTCATGAGGAGCCGTTGACGTGACCGCCTACAAGAACTGCGAGATCTTGCGAGAGTCGAGGTGGGACATTACGAAAACTATGCCTCAGAAGCAAatcactcttcaatggaaacacctacaAGTCAAAACTGTGCTTTAACGAAATAGTagaaatatcgcttttatttttatggtggTTTTGCACAATAACACGCCTCGATCACTCTATTTcagcaaaaaaatccatcacCTTAGCTGCCATGTTTCTAACCTCTTCCGGCCGAAGCAGTCGCTTAGACAAGATTTGAGTGAATCAGCCCCGCCCACTAAATTTGACGGGCGAGTTTGAcggataaaataaattcatgaaacgctgcaacacaagaacatgaaataaataaatacagaaataattatatatatatatatatatatatatatatatatatatatatatatatatatatatttatataagtaggtaatttaattaatacacatttatttaattattggtttatttaattccatatttaattaataaatgacacatttaattatttcatgacacattcatttaattattggtttatttagtTCCACatgtaattaataaatgacacattttattatttcatgacacatttatttaattatttaatgatgaattcatttatttaatttgggcacttttggtcctccatacgagGCCACGTTATTGAAATGTTTAGTCCTGCAATACTTGCTCATTTAATTCCGTGACCGTTTGCAAGATAACTTATCTGATAGCTTAGCTTGCAGTTAAATTTCCAGCAATCAtggtgttgttttctttttaaaataatttaagagaGAAGTGC harbors:
- the LOC144056630 gene encoding uncharacterized protein LOC144056630, which produces MSHLDSRKISQFFTSACEDVKSDDDDDDDGDNEVDAEVAAYTRRQLRPRFKASEASGASAGKRGARPSTSPHEDVDSDDDEEYPESDGYSSEEWVQSDHGESDTDSLLSAEDCEDRGSCSQRRPSAKTTKRAAAQSDTPQSEQNKGPRTSGSQKKDPKNSGWHEAGWQPNSFPFTAEPGPRGAAAELNSTRPVDFLQLFITDELLQHIADQTNLYARQSMQKRAESLPHCRSHAWKPVSVSELKTFFAL